Proteins from a genomic interval of Gemmatimonadota bacterium:
- a CDS encoding RidA family protein, which yields MTIKRYPGKAFGRSKSVEHNGIVYTVVIAPDVSADFKGQTQQVLEQLDANLAEAGTDKSCLLSVTIYITDMSKKPILNEVWDAWIGPYNWPQRACVEVKLEGDTLVEMVVIAAK from the coding sequence ATGACTATCAAACGGTACCCGGGAAAGGCATTTGGCCGCAGCAAGTCCGTTGAGCACAATGGCATCGTCTATACGGTTGTCATCGCACCGGACGTGTCTGCAGATTTCAAGGGCCAGACCCAGCAGGTGCTCGAACAGTTGGATGCGAATCTCGCCGAGGCTGGAACCGATAAGTCTTGTCTTCTTTCCGTCACGATTTATATCACGGATATGTCAAAGAAACCCATCCTGAACGAGGTTTGGGACGCCTGGATTGGTCCCTACAATTGGCCCCAGCGCGCCTGTGTGGAGGTTAAGCTGGAGGGAGATACGCTTGTAGAGATGGTCGTGATTGCTGCGAAATAG